Proteins from one Candidatus Paceibacterota bacterium genomic window:
- the rplP gene encoding 50S ribosomal protein L16 has protein sequence MLMPKKVKHRKYQKGRMRGLSYKGNTIAHGSFALKSLEAYLISSRQIEAARRAMTRYIQRGGKIWIRIFPDKPITKKSAEVPMGVGKGSLDHFAAVVQPGRILFEMDGVKEEVAREAMKRAADKLPVKTRFISKEELGY, from the coding sequence ATGTTAATGCCTAAAAAAGTAAAACATAGGAAATATCAGAAAGGAAGAATGAGAGGTTTGTCGTACAAAGGAAACACGATCGCTCACGGATCTTTTGCATTGAAATCGCTTGAGGCGTATTTGATCTCAAGCAGGCAGATCGAAGCGGCAAGAAGGGCCATGACAAGATATATCCAGAGGGGCGGAAAGATCTGGATCAGGATATTCCCGGATAAGCCCATCACGAAGAAATCGGCAGAGGTGCCGATGGGTGTGGGAAAAGGAAGCCTTGACCATTTTGCGGCCGTCGTACAGCCGGGAAGGATCCTTTTTGAGATGGATGGCGTGAAAGAAGAAGTGGCAAGAGAAGCGATGAAAAGAGCTGCGGATAAGCTGCCTGTGAAGACCAGATTTATTTCAAAAGAAGAACTGGGTTATTAA
- the rplN gene encoding 50S ribosomal protein L14, whose translation MIQQGTGLNVADNSGAKFARCIKVLGGTRKRYAKIGDVIVITIKTAEPRQQVKKGEVQRAVIIRQKRAYRRKDGSYVRFDDNAVVIVDKDLVTPKGTRVFGPVARELREKGFMKIISLAPELI comes from the coding sequence ATGATACAACAAGGAACAGGCCTGAATGTCGCTGACAATTCGGGTGCAAAATTCGCAAGATGCATAAAAGTCCTCGGTGGAACAAGGAAGAGATACGCCAAAATAGGCGATGTCATTGTGATCACCATAAAGACAGCCGAGCCAAGGCAGCAGGTCAAAAAGGGAGAGGTTCAGAGGGCGGTGATAATCAGGCAGAAAAGGGCATACAGGAGAAAAGATGGTTCTTATGTCAGGTTTGATGATAATGCGGTTGTGATCGTCGACAAAGACCTTGTGACTCCGAAGGGTACGCGTGTTTTCGGGCCGGTAGCGAGGGAATTAAGGGAAAAAGGATTCATGAAGATAATATCGCTGGCGCCGGAACTCATTTAA
- the rpmC gene encoding 50S ribosomal protein L29, with the protein MKIKEIREKSEKELQNMVRTEKEKLKKLRFSLSSKQLKNYNVIGETKKNIAKAKTILKEKSQISNKETN; encoded by the coding sequence ATGAAGATAAAAGAAATAAGAGAAAAATCGGAAAAAGAACTTCAGAATATGGTGAGAACCGAGAAAGAAAAGCTGAAAAAGCTGAGATTTTCACTCTCCAGCAAGCAGCTGAAGAACTATAATGTCATCGGTGAAACGAAAAAGAACATTGCCAAGGCGAAGACGATTTTGAAGGAGAAATCCCAAATAAGCAATAAGGAAACTAACTAA
- a CDS encoding type Z 30S ribosomal protein S14, producing the protein MARLALKVKALKKPKFSTRIIRRCWKCGRNRGYIRKFDLCRICIRELVSKGEIPGLKKSSW; encoded by the coding sequence ATGGCAAGATTAGCTCTGAAAGTAAAAGCTTTAAAAAAACCCAAGTTCTCGACCAGGATAATCAGAAGATGCTGGAAGTGCGGAAGGAACCGAGGATATATCAGGAAGTTCGACCTGTGCAGGATTTGCATCAGGGAATTGGTAAGCAAGGGCGAGATACCGGGCTTGAAAAAAAGCAGCTGGTAA
- the rplF gene encoding 50S ribosomal protein L6 — MSKIGKKPIEIPAGVNVSVDKENNVTIKGPKGELKTAFDIRLNIEIKENKIFVTPNKKGDNEIFPMWGLTRAMIQNMIVGAEKGYEKKLELQGVGFKVAAKGKDLEFNLGFSHPIIFKAIQGIDFKIDKNIVTVSGVDKQLVGQVAADIRSLKEPEPYKGKGVRYVGEYVRRKEGKKVAGTTA; from the coding sequence ATGAGCAAGATTGGAAAAAAACCAATAGAGATACCAGCGGGAGTAAATGTTTCTGTTGATAAAGAAAATAATGTCACGATTAAGGGGCCAAAAGGCGAACTTAAAACGGCTTTCGATATTCGATTGAATATAGAGATCAAAGAAAATAAGATCTTTGTCACGCCGAATAAAAAAGGCGATAATGAGATCTTTCCGATGTGGGGGCTGACAAGAGCCATGATACAGAATATGATCGTCGGAGCCGAAAAGGGATATGAGAAAAAGCTTGAACTGCAGGGAGTAGGATTCAAGGTGGCTGCCAAAGGAAAAGATCTTGAATTCAATCTAGGTTTTTCGCACCCGATCATCTTTAAGGCGATTCAGGGGATAGATTTCAAGATCGATAAGAATATTGTGACTGTATCGGGCGTCGATAAGCAGCTTGTCGGACAGGTGGCGGCGGATATCAGGAGCCTGAAAGAACCGGAGCCTTATAAAGGAAAGGGCGTCAGATATGTCGGAGAATATGTGAGAAGGAAAGAAGGAAAGAAGGTTGCGGGAACAACAGCGTAA
- a CDS encoding NUDIX domain-containing protein encodes MKKGLPRIQQVSIKGFLCRDNKVLLLKTPKSDKNDGTWELPGGRMDFGESVEEAFSREMKEELGFEKAVMGKLLNSWSFMSVREGIDHHFIIFDFEIYSDESKIKLSDEHDEYRWIGEGEFEKLNMREGHKETLRKYFGNTKN; translated from the coding sequence ATGAAAAAGGGATTACCCAGAATTCAGCAAGTATCAATTAAGGGATTCTTATGCCGTGATAATAAAGTATTATTGCTGAAGACGCCAAAAAGCGATAAAAACGATGGCACTTGGGAGCTTCCCGGAGGAAGGATGGATTTTGGTGAAAGTGTGGAGGAAGCTTTCAGCAGAGAAATGAAAGAAGAACTTGGTTTTGAAAAGGCGGTAATGGGCAAGCTTTTGAACTCCTGGTCGTTCATGTCTGTCAGGGAAGGAATCGACCACCATTTTATAATATTTGATTTTGAGATTTATTCCGATGAGAGTAAAATAAAATTAAGCGATGAGCATGATGAATATAGATGGATCGGAGAAGGGGAGTTCGAAAAGCTTAATATGCGGGAAGGCCATAAAGAAACTTTAAGAAAATATTTCGGTAACACGAAGAATTGA
- the rplE gene encoding 50S ribosomal protein L5: MYTSRLKEKYRKEIVPKLQKEHGYKNNMAVPKIIKVVVNAGLGKILKNNADDLERISEDFAKITGQKGVITKARMAISGFKIRQGMAVGIKTTLRGNNMYDFLDKLINVSLPQIRDFRGFSKKSFDGKGNFSIGIREHIVFPEAQKDNIKSIFGLEIVIVTNVKTDEEALKLLTKIGFPIFENN; encoded by the coding sequence ATGTATACTTCAAGGTTAAAAGAAAAATATAGGAAAGAAATTGTGCCCAAGCTCCAAAAAGAGCATGGATATAAGAATAACATGGCCGTACCGAAGATCATTAAGGTCGTGGTTAATGCCGGGCTCGGAAAGATCCTGAAGAACAATGCAGATGATCTGGAAAGAATATCCGAGGATTTTGCGAAGATCACCGGGCAGAAAGGTGTTATTACGAAAGCCAGAATGGCAATATCCGGATTCAAGATCAGACAAGGAATGGCTGTCGGGATAAAGACGACCTTGAGGGGAAATAATATGTATGATTTTTTGGATAAGCTGATAAATGTTTCTCTTCCGCAAATAAGGGATTTCCGCGGATTCTCGAAAAAGTCGTTTGACGGGAAGGGAAATTTTTCTATAGGCATAAGGGAGCATATAGTTTTTCCGGAAGCGCAGAAAGACAATATCAAAAGCATATTCGGTCTTGAGATAGTGATCGTGACCAATGTGAAGACTGACGAGGAAGCATTAAAGCTCCTTACGAAAATAGGTTTTCCAATATTCGAAAATAACTAG
- a CDS encoding 30S ribosomal protein S5: MIQEEKKDDKKFRGKFRGKRRERNEYDQKVIDIARVTRVVKGGKRFSFRTTMVIGNKHGKVGVGIAKGADMKISTEKAYASAKKNIVDINIKGNTIPYPISYKLGGARIILRPASKGTGIMAGGAVRSVMALVGINDITGKMLGSGSKIVNARAAIEALQQFSVKKVGEIRVDEMKKRRDSKAAANAEKNKDIKKAAAPADMKKTDQKTEVKSEKKQ, encoded by the coding sequence ATGATACAAGAAGAAAAAAAGGACGATAAAAAATTCAGAGGGAAGTTCCGCGGAAAAAGAAGAGAAAGGAACGAGTATGATCAGAAGGTCATCGATATAGCCAGGGTTACCCGTGTGGTTAAGGGCGGAAAAAGATTCAGTTTCAGGACGACCATGGTTATCGGGAACAAGCATGGCAAGGTTGGCGTCGGCATAGCCAAGGGAGCTGATATGAAAATATCGACCGAAAAGGCGTATGCAAGTGCTAAGAAAAATATCGTAGATATAAATATCAAAGGAAATACGATCCCGTATCCTATCAGTTACAAACTGGGCGGTGCAAGGATCATCCTCCGGCCGGCTTCAAAGGGAACCGGTATAATGGCGGGCGGAGCGGTCAGGAGCGTCATGGCGCTTGTTGGCATAAATGATATCACCGGAAAAATGCTCGGATCGGGAAGCAAGATCGTGAATGCGAGAGCTGCGATCGAAGCGCTTCAGCAATTTTCCGTCAAGAAGGTTGGTGAGATCAGAGTTGATGAAATGAAAAAAAGAAGAGATAGCAAGGCTGCAGCAAATGCGGAGAAAAATAAGGATATCAAAAAAGCGGCTGCGCCGGCTGATATGAAAAAAACCGATCAAAAGACCGAAGTGAAAAGCGAGAAAAAGCAATAA
- the rpsQ gene encoding 30S ribosomal protein S17, with amino-acid sequence MKKETKKVNIIVKKRRVLHGVVVSDKMDKTVVVRVDRLKMDSKYKKRYKVSKKYKAHDEENKLKEGDLVEITENKPMSKDKKWVAQKIK; translated from the coding sequence ATGAAAAAAGAAACTAAGAAAGTTAATATAATTGTGAAAAAGAGAAGGGTTCTCCATGGGGTGGTTGTGAGCGACAAGATGGACAAGACGGTCGTCGTCCGCGTGGACAGGCTGAAGATGGATTCGAAATATAAGAAAAGATATAAAGTAAGCAAGAAATATAAGGCTCATGACGAAGAGAACAAGTTGAAAGAAGGGGATCTGGTGGAAATTACGGAAAACAAGCCCATGAGCAAAGACAAGAAGTGGGTCGCTCAGAAGATTAAATAA
- the rplO gene encoding 50S ribosomal protein L15 has product MQLHQIKPDKRKKRKEIGRGGMHGHSATRGTKGQKARSGRGGKTKSFEGTVTPLFRRTPKLRGFKSLNEKNIVVSIYQLEKNFAAGDIVNPKTLREKDVIRKDKPFVKILADGELKKKLTIEGCIVSKSAEKKIKDAGGDIRPLIKPNIA; this is encoded by the coding sequence ATGCAGTTACATCAAATCAAACCAGACAAGAGAAAAAAAAGGAAGGAAATAGGTCGTGGCGGTATGCATGGCCATTCGGCTACGCGTGGAACCAAAGGCCAGAAAGCAAGGTCCGGACGCGGCGGGAAAACCAAGAGTTTCGAAGGAACCGTAACTCCGCTCTTTCGAAGAACTCCGAAACTGAGGGGTTTTAAGAGCTTGAATGAGAAGAACATAGTGGTCAGCATCTATCAGCTTGAAAAGAATTTTGCTGCCGGAGACATTGTAAATCCGAAAACCCTGAGAGAAAAAGATGTCATTCGGAAAGATAAGCCTTTTGTGAAGATATTGGCGGATGGAGAATTGAAGAAAAAACTCACGATCGAAGGCTGTATAGTTTCAAAGAGCGCAGAGAAGAAAATAAAAGATGCGGGCGGAGATATCAGGCCATTAATAAAACCTAATATTGCATAA
- the secY gene encoding preprotein translocase subunit SecY: MLKKAIRIFKDKELRDKIIFVAVMMVIFRILSHIPIPIVDYAQLKDYFRSNQLLGFLSLFTGGGMENFSLVMLGVGPYITASIIMQLLTMIFPNLKEIYQESGEEGRQKFNQYTRYLAVPLSALQGYSMIFLLRSQGIIGILDNFELAVAISSITAGTILLMWIGELISEKKIGNGVSLIIFAGIVTGLPTVAQQTLMTIEGKFLEVVVMLILVLVVVLSVVFITEAQRNIPVSYARRIRGGKTYGGVSTFLPLRVNSAGMIPIIFAMSLILFPGIIASFLVNNPNQQVASAAVFVRDLFQNETFYGSLYFILVFLFTYFYTSIVFDPKNVAENLQKHGGFVPGIRPGNSTAEYLGKVLSRITFVGALFLGLIAVLPFIAKAMTNVTTMAIGGASVLIVVGVVLDSIRQIDSQLTMRDYDEI, translated from the coding sequence ATGCTTAAAAAAGCGATAAGGATATTTAAGGATAAGGAACTCCGCGATAAGATAATTTTTGTTGCGGTCATGATGGTTATATTCAGGATCTTGTCGCATATCCCTATTCCTATAGTTGACTATGCCCAGCTTAAGGATTATTTCAGAAGCAATCAGCTGCTTGGTTTTTTGAGCTTATTCACGGGCGGAGGCATGGAGAATTTTTCACTCGTTATGCTCGGTGTCGGGCCTTACATCACGGCTTCGATCATTATGCAGCTTCTTACGATGATATTTCCAAATTTGAAGGAGATATATCAGGAATCGGGTGAAGAAGGCAGGCAGAAGTTCAATCAATACACCAGATATCTTGCAGTTCCGCTTTCGGCGCTCCAAGGATACTCGATGATATTCCTTCTCCGAAGCCAGGGCATAATAGGAATCCTTGATAATTTTGAATTGGCTGTGGCAATATCCTCAATTACGGCGGGAACCATCCTTCTGATGTGGATCGGAGAACTGATCTCGGAAAAGAAGATCGGCAACGGAGTTTCCCTTATCATATTCGCAGGAATAGTCACGGGACTTCCGACTGTTGCGCAACAGACGTTGATGACGATCGAAGGAAAATTCCTGGAAGTAGTTGTTATGCTGATCCTGGTGCTAGTTGTCGTTCTTAGTGTCGTATTCATTACGGAAGCTCAGAGGAATATTCCGGTTTCTTATGCCAGAAGAATAAGAGGCGGGAAGACATACGGAGGCGTGTCTACATTTTTGCCGCTCAGGGTGAACTCGGCGGGAATGATCCCGATCATATTCGCAATGTCCCTCATATTATTTCCGGGAATAATCGCTTCTTTTCTCGTAAATAATCCGAATCAGCAGGTTGCAAGCGCGGCGGTTTTTGTCAGGGATCTTTTCCAGAACGAAACTTTTTATGGGTCTTTATACTTCATATTGGTCTTCCTGTTCACATATTTCTATACCTCTATAGTTTTTGATCCGAAAAACGTTGCAGAGAACCTGCAGAAACATGGCGGATTTGTTCCGGGAATAAGGCCGGGAAACAGCACTGCCGAATATCTGGGAAAGGTTTTGAGCAGGATAACGTTCGTGGGCGCGCTGTTTTTGGGGCTGATCGCAGTCCTTCCGTTCATTGCCAAGGCGATGACCAATGTTACGACTATGGCGATCGGAGGCGCTTCGGTGCTGATAGTTGTCGGTGTGGTTCTTGATTCAATAAGACAGATCGATTCTCAGCTTACAATGCGAGACTATGATGAAATATAG
- the rplR gene encoding 50S ribosomal protein L18, with amino-acid sequence MKTSEKAKRKARIRRHNRVRAKVAGTKEVPRLSVFRSNKGFFIQLIDDNEGKTLASVDSKEIKEAKKKTDAAKEGGKLIAKKAIEKKITKAVFDRGGYKYHGRIKAVAEGAREGGLKF; translated from the coding sequence ATGAAAACATCAGAAAAAGCAAAAAGAAAGGCCAGAATAAGAAGGCATAACAGAGTGCGCGCCAAAGTGGCCGGGACAAAAGAAGTTCCGAGGCTTAGCGTGTTCAGAAGCAACAAGGGATTTTTCATTCAGCTTATAGATGATAATGAAGGAAAGACGCTTGCAAGCGTTGATTCGAAGGAGATCAAGGAAGCAAAGAAAAAGACCGATGCCGCAAAAGAGGGTGGAAAGCTTATTGCGAAGAAAGCCATCGAGAAAAAGATAACCAAGGCTGTTTTTGACAGGGGCGGATACAAATATCACGGCAGAATTAAGGCGGTAGCCGAAGGGGCGAGAGAAGGCGGATTGAAATTCTAG
- the rpsH gene encoding 30S ribosomal protein S8, with amino-acid sequence MTMTDPIADMLTRIRNAQKTNKSVVAMPSSKFKLAIAKILKTEGYIEDTIQHKKGMKITLEIVLRKIDDHYAISGIEKVSRPGQRAYVRRNNLPKVLGGYGIAIVSTSKGVMTNIEAKKSGLGGEVVCRVW; translated from the coding sequence ATGACTATGACAGATCCAATAGCAGACATGTTAACAAGGATAAGAAACGCTCAGAAAACCAATAAATCGGTGGTGGCGATGCCGTCCTCAAAATTTAAATTGGCGATAGCAAAAATCCTTAAGACTGAAGGCTATATTGAAGATACGATACAGCATAAAAAAGGGATGAAGATAACACTTGAAATAGTTTTAAGGAAGATCGACGATCATTATGCCATTTCCGGGATCGAAAAAGTGTCGAGGCCGGGCCAGCGTGCATATGTCAGAAGGAACAACCTTCCGAAGGTATTGGGAGGCTATGGAATTGCTATAGTTTCGACATCCAAGGGTGTTATGACCAACATTGAAGCGAAGAAAAGCGGACTGGGCGGAGAAGTGGTTTGCAGGGTGTGGTAG
- the rplX gene encoding 50S ribosomal protein L24 yields MKIKSNDNVMILAGKDKGKKGKVSKVMRKESKVVVEGVNIIKKHIKARKAGDKGQIVTFPSPIDVSNVMLICPKCNKETRVGHLVLENGEKHRICKKCNQEIETKPVNN; encoded by the coding sequence ATGAAAATAAAGAGCAATGACAATGTAATGATCCTTGCCGGAAAAGATAAGGGCAAGAAAGGAAAGGTCTCCAAGGTTATGCGAAAGGAGAGTAAGGTTGTTGTCGAAGGAGTGAATATCATCAAGAAGCATATAAAGGCCAGAAAAGCAGGAGACAAAGGCCAGATCGTGACTTTTCCGTCGCCGATCGACGTTTCGAATGTGATGCTGATCTGCCCGAAATGCAACAAGGAAACGAGAGTCGGACATCTTGTTCTGGAAAACGGAGAGAAGCACAGGATCTGCAAGAAATGCAATCAGGAGATCGAAACTAAACCGGTAAATAACTAA